A section of the Carya illinoinensis cultivar Pawnee chromosome 12, C.illinoinensisPawnee_v1, whole genome shotgun sequence genome encodes:
- the LOC122289437 gene encoding kinesin-like protein KIN-14Q isoform X2, translating to MEDNQWQDPLLLTDVSCQRHSSNSHSYPQYNWPPFPRAHISTMSDPDIYHGRSLLGFSLTSPDLVICAGSPDIPNISYEDSPQFLENKCHPIIGSSVELSLENGINGSEIEDTQRTPAVNSSSTLCQTVKDISPQTSFELHPLPMTEDMSAKDSLPVLSVNADSGEVDVLKGMAMSQVAEHEAPKDNGSFNVEGDYQTLRREFESQKIELVETGRMLEQLKRENQLKTRECQEAWNSLKELQNELMRKSMHVGSLAFAIEGQVKEKSNWFSSLRDLTRKLKIMKMEHIKLAEEARAYKKCLTDMDEMRTAIHSAINQQVDLHEDLKIKFVEGAKERKELYNKVLELKGNIRVFCRCRPLNKEEIAAGTSMAIDFEYAKDGELIVRSNGAPRKTFKFDAVFGPQATQTDIFQDTAAFATSVLDGYNVCIFAYGQTGTGKTFTMEGTVEARGVNFRTLEELFHRITERQKLFRYDVSVSVLEVYNEQIRDLLVSGAQPGAASKRLEIRQVGEGINHVPGLVEAHVNNMTEVWEVLQTGSNARAVGSTNANEHSSRSHCIHCVMVKGENLLNGECTKSKLWLVDLAGSERVAKTEVQGERLKETQNINRSLSALGDVISALATKSPHIPFRNSKLTHLLQDSLGGDSKTLMFLQISPNENDLGETLCSLNFASRVRGIELGPAKRQLDTSELLKYKYMVERTKQDAKSKDVHIKKMEETIHGLDLKIKERDLKTKNLQDKLLIERKLARQHVDTKIAEQHQQMKHQEEEQNTAPMRLPLANRPLGSQKNLNETISSTMSKDQVNLTRLLSENNVPKSHLPLHPTDGFVKYMDPAEKENNPEKAEQPLLPKRTGRVSICTMERRIPAPPAPRRSSLIPLPALPSSATLPLSLLPFPPYQADKKEETNACEANCLPEQTPCDSPKRTKIGGNKKLSSILRRSVQRKIHIRKGGVNVGTEKVRVSIGSRGRMMAHRALLGNNYTRAGINKESQQKQIRKEKERGWNIGTVGRNVV from the exons ATGGAAGATAATCAATGGCAAGACCCACTTCTCCTCACAGACGTTTCTTGCCAACGACACAGCTCTAACTCTCACTCCTACCCTCAAT ACAACTGGCCACCATTTCCCCGCGCACACATTTCGACAATGTCAGATCCCGACATATATCACG GTCGTTCCTTGTTGGGATTTTCCCTTACATCTCCTGATTTGGTTATCTGCGCTGGATCCCCCGATATTCCCAACATAAGCTATGAAGATTCTCCTCAGTTCTTGGAAAATAAATGTCATCCTATCATAGGGTCTTCTGTAGAGCTATCTCTAGAGAATGGCATCAATGGTTCCGAAATTGAAGATACCCAGAGGACCCCAGCTGTAAATTCCTCTTCTACATTGTGCCAAACAGTTAAAGACATCTCTCCTCAGACCTCCTTCGAGCTTCATCCCCTGCCCATGACTGAAGACATGTCAGCGAAAGACAGTCTTCCGGTTCTAAGCGTTAATGCTG ATTCCGGAGAAGTTGATGTGCTGAAAGGCATGGCAATGTCTCAAGTGGCAGAACATGAAGCACCAAAA GATAATGGTAGCTTCAATGTAGAAGGTGATTATCAAACTCTCCGAAGAGAATTTGAGTCTCAGAAAATTGAACTAGTAGAGACGGGGAGAATGTTGGAGCAACTTAAGAGGGAGAACCAACTTAAGACTAGAGAATGCCAAGAAGCTTGGAATTCTTTAAAGGAGCTCCAAAATGAGCTCATGCGCAAGTCAATGCATGTTGGATCTTTGG CTTTTGCCATCGAGGGACAAGTGAAAGAGAAGAGCAATTGGTTTTCTTCATTGAGAGACTTGACAAGAAAACTTAAG ATCATGAAAATGGAACACATAAAGCTAGCAGAGGAGGCAAGGGCCTATAAGAAGTGCCTTACAGATATGGATGAAATGAGGACTGCCATTCACTCTGCAA TCAACCAGCAAGTTGATTTACACGAGGACCTTAAGATTAAATTTGTTGAAGGGGCCAAGGAACGAAAAGAACTTTACAACAAGGTGTTAGAGTTGAAAG GAAACATAAGGGTCTTCTGCAGGTGTAGGCCTCTAAACAAGGAAGAAATTGCAGCAGGAACTTCAATGGccattgattttgaatatgctAAAGATGGGGAACTCATTGTAAGATCAAATGGCGCCCCTAGAAAGACCTTCAAGTTTGATGCTGTATTTGGCCCCCAAGCAACCCAAA CCGACATTTTTCAAGACACGGCTGCATTTGCAACCTCAGTTCTCGATGGTTACAACGTCTGCATATTCGCTTATGGGCAGACAGGAACAGGAAAAACTTTTACAATGGAGGGTACAGTAGAAGCTCGAGGAGTAAATTTTAGGACTCTCGAGGAACTTTTTCACAGAATTACAGAGAGACAGAAGCTATTTCGTTATGATGTATCTGTAAGCGTCTTGGAAGTTTATAATGAGCAAATACGAGATTTGCTAGTCTCAGGAGCTCAGCCTGGAGCAGCTTCAAAAAG GCTTGAGATAAGGCAAGTGGGAGAGGGAATAAATCATGTCCCGGGACTGGTTGAAGCACATGTTAACAACATGACTGAGGTCTGGGAAGTTTTACAGACTGGCAGTAATGCAAGGGCGGTTGGCTCAACCAATGCCAATGAGCACAGCAGCCGATCCCACTG CATACACTGTGTGATGGTGAAGGGGGAGAATTTGTTGAATGGGGAATGCACAAAAAGCAAGTTATGGTTGGTGGACCTGGCAGGAAGTGAGAGAGTTGCCAAGACAGAAGTGCAAGGTGAACGACTCAAGGAAACCCAAAACATTAATAGATCCCTTTCTGCACTTGGTGATGTTATATCCGCTCTTGCGACAAAAAGCCCGCACATTCCTTTCAG GAACTCCAAGCTCACACACTTGCTTCAAGACTCTCTAG GAGGAGATTCAAAGACCCTAATGTTTCTACAGATCAGTCCGAACGAAAATGATTTGGGTGAGACCCTTTGCTCACTGAACTTTGCGAGTAGAGTAAGAGGAATAGAACTTGGTCCAGCAAAGAGGCAACTAGACACCAGTGAACTTCTGAAATACAAATACATG GTGGAGAGAACCAAGCAAGATGCGAAGAGTAAAGATGTGCACATCAAGAAGATGGAGGAAACAATTCATGGATTGGatttaaagataaaagaaagagaTCTTAAAACCAAAAACCTGCAAGACAAG CTGCTGATTGAAAGGAAGCTGGCACGCCAACATGTAGACACAAAAATAGCTGAGCAGCATCAACAAATGAAACATCAGGAAGAAGAGCAAAATACAGCGCCAATGAGGCTGCCACTTGCGAATCGACCGTTAGGAAGTCAAAAGAACCTAAATGAAACAATTAGTAGTACAATGAGCAAAGACCAAGTAAATCTCACACGACTACTTTCGGAAAACAACGTCCCGAAATCCCATTTGCCTCTTCATCCTACAGATGGCTTTGTCAAATATATGGATCCTGCAGAGAAGGAAAACAACCCTGAGAAGGCTGAACAGCCCCTACTACCAAAAAGGACTGGAAGAGTCTCTATTTGCACAATGGAAAGAAGGATTCCAGCACCTCCTGCTCCAAGACGCAGCTCATTAATCCCACTCCCAGCTTTACCAAGCTCAGCCACACTTCCATTATCATTGCTGCCATTCCCACCATATCAAGCTGATAAGAAAGAAGAGACAAACGCGTGTGAAGCTAACTGCTTGCCTGAGCAGACACCTTGTGACAGTCCCAAAAGAACGAAGATTGGAGGTAATAAGAAGCTAAGCAGCATATTGAGACGAAGCGTCCAAAGGAAAATTCACATCAGAAAAGGTGGTGTAAATGTTGGGACGGAGAAGGTTAGGGTCTCCATAGGAAGCCGGGGTAGGATGATGGCACATAGAGCGTTGCTGGGCAATAATTATACGAGAGCTGGAATTAACAAGGAGTCGCAGCAGAAGCAGATTCGAAAGGAAAAGGAGAGGGGATGGAATATTGGAACCGTGGGGAGAAATGTTGTTTAA
- the LOC122289437 gene encoding kinesin-like protein KIN-14Q isoform X1, whose amino-acid sequence MEDNQWQDPLLLTDVSCQRHSSNSHSYPQYNWPPFPRAHISTMSDPDIYHGRSLLGFSLTSPDLVICAGSPDIPNISYEDSPQFLENKCHPIIGSSVELSLENGINGSEIEDTQRTPAVNSSSTLCQTVKDISPQTSFELHPLPMTEDMSAKDSLPVLSVNADSGEVDVLKGMAMSQVAEHEAPKDNGSFNVEGDYQTLRREFESQKIELVETGRMLEQLKRENQLKTRECQEAWNSLKELQNELMRKSMHVGSLAFAIEGQVKEKSNWFSSLRDLTRKLKIMKMEHIKLAEEARAYKKCLTDMDEMRTAIHSAINQQVDLHEDLKIKFVEGAKERKELYNKVLELKGNIRVFCRCRPLNKEEIAAGTSMAIDFEYAKDGELIVRSNGAPRKTFKFDAVFGPQATQTDIFQDTAAFATSVLDGYNVCIFAYGQTGTGKTFTMEGTVEARGVNFRTLEELFHRITERQKLFRYDVSVSVLEVYNEQIRDLLVSGAQPGAASKRLEIRQVGEGINHVPGLVEAHVNNMTEVWEVLQTGSNARAVGSTNANEHSSRSHCIHCVMVKGENLLNGECTKSKLWLVDLAGSERVAKTEVQGERLKETQNINRSLSALGDVISALATKSPHIPFRNSKLTHLLQDSLGGDSKTLMFLQISPNENDLGETLCSLNFASRVRGIELGPAKRQLDTSELLKYKYMVERTKQDAKSKDVHIKKMEETIHGLDLKIKERDLKTKNLQDKVKELESQLLIERKLARQHVDTKIAEQHQQMKHQEEEQNTAPMRLPLANRPLGSQKNLNETISSTMSKDQVNLTRLLSENNVPKSHLPLHPTDGFVKYMDPAEKENNPEKAEQPLLPKRTGRVSICTMERRIPAPPAPRRSSLIPLPALPSSATLPLSLLPFPPYQADKKEETNACEANCLPEQTPCDSPKRTKIGGNKKLSSILRRSVQRKIHIRKGGVNVGTEKVRVSIGSRGRMMAHRALLGNNYTRAGINKESQQKQIRKEKERGWNIGTVGRNVV is encoded by the exons ATGGAAGATAATCAATGGCAAGACCCACTTCTCCTCACAGACGTTTCTTGCCAACGACACAGCTCTAACTCTCACTCCTACCCTCAAT ACAACTGGCCACCATTTCCCCGCGCACACATTTCGACAATGTCAGATCCCGACATATATCACG GTCGTTCCTTGTTGGGATTTTCCCTTACATCTCCTGATTTGGTTATCTGCGCTGGATCCCCCGATATTCCCAACATAAGCTATGAAGATTCTCCTCAGTTCTTGGAAAATAAATGTCATCCTATCATAGGGTCTTCTGTAGAGCTATCTCTAGAGAATGGCATCAATGGTTCCGAAATTGAAGATACCCAGAGGACCCCAGCTGTAAATTCCTCTTCTACATTGTGCCAAACAGTTAAAGACATCTCTCCTCAGACCTCCTTCGAGCTTCATCCCCTGCCCATGACTGAAGACATGTCAGCGAAAGACAGTCTTCCGGTTCTAAGCGTTAATGCTG ATTCCGGAGAAGTTGATGTGCTGAAAGGCATGGCAATGTCTCAAGTGGCAGAACATGAAGCACCAAAA GATAATGGTAGCTTCAATGTAGAAGGTGATTATCAAACTCTCCGAAGAGAATTTGAGTCTCAGAAAATTGAACTAGTAGAGACGGGGAGAATGTTGGAGCAACTTAAGAGGGAGAACCAACTTAAGACTAGAGAATGCCAAGAAGCTTGGAATTCTTTAAAGGAGCTCCAAAATGAGCTCATGCGCAAGTCAATGCATGTTGGATCTTTGG CTTTTGCCATCGAGGGACAAGTGAAAGAGAAGAGCAATTGGTTTTCTTCATTGAGAGACTTGACAAGAAAACTTAAG ATCATGAAAATGGAACACATAAAGCTAGCAGAGGAGGCAAGGGCCTATAAGAAGTGCCTTACAGATATGGATGAAATGAGGACTGCCATTCACTCTGCAA TCAACCAGCAAGTTGATTTACACGAGGACCTTAAGATTAAATTTGTTGAAGGGGCCAAGGAACGAAAAGAACTTTACAACAAGGTGTTAGAGTTGAAAG GAAACATAAGGGTCTTCTGCAGGTGTAGGCCTCTAAACAAGGAAGAAATTGCAGCAGGAACTTCAATGGccattgattttgaatatgctAAAGATGGGGAACTCATTGTAAGATCAAATGGCGCCCCTAGAAAGACCTTCAAGTTTGATGCTGTATTTGGCCCCCAAGCAACCCAAA CCGACATTTTTCAAGACACGGCTGCATTTGCAACCTCAGTTCTCGATGGTTACAACGTCTGCATATTCGCTTATGGGCAGACAGGAACAGGAAAAACTTTTACAATGGAGGGTACAGTAGAAGCTCGAGGAGTAAATTTTAGGACTCTCGAGGAACTTTTTCACAGAATTACAGAGAGACAGAAGCTATTTCGTTATGATGTATCTGTAAGCGTCTTGGAAGTTTATAATGAGCAAATACGAGATTTGCTAGTCTCAGGAGCTCAGCCTGGAGCAGCTTCAAAAAG GCTTGAGATAAGGCAAGTGGGAGAGGGAATAAATCATGTCCCGGGACTGGTTGAAGCACATGTTAACAACATGACTGAGGTCTGGGAAGTTTTACAGACTGGCAGTAATGCAAGGGCGGTTGGCTCAACCAATGCCAATGAGCACAGCAGCCGATCCCACTG CATACACTGTGTGATGGTGAAGGGGGAGAATTTGTTGAATGGGGAATGCACAAAAAGCAAGTTATGGTTGGTGGACCTGGCAGGAAGTGAGAGAGTTGCCAAGACAGAAGTGCAAGGTGAACGACTCAAGGAAACCCAAAACATTAATAGATCCCTTTCTGCACTTGGTGATGTTATATCCGCTCTTGCGACAAAAAGCCCGCACATTCCTTTCAG GAACTCCAAGCTCACACACTTGCTTCAAGACTCTCTAG GAGGAGATTCAAAGACCCTAATGTTTCTACAGATCAGTCCGAACGAAAATGATTTGGGTGAGACCCTTTGCTCACTGAACTTTGCGAGTAGAGTAAGAGGAATAGAACTTGGTCCAGCAAAGAGGCAACTAGACACCAGTGAACTTCTGAAATACAAATACATG GTGGAGAGAACCAAGCAAGATGCGAAGAGTAAAGATGTGCACATCAAGAAGATGGAGGAAACAATTCATGGATTGGatttaaagataaaagaaagagaTCTTAAAACCAAAAACCTGCAAGACAAG GTTAAAGAATTGGAATCGCAGCTGCTGATTGAAAGGAAGCTGGCACGCCAACATGTAGACACAAAAATAGCTGAGCAGCATCAACAAATGAAACATCAGGAAGAAGAGCAAAATACAGCGCCAATGAGGCTGCCACTTGCGAATCGACCGTTAGGAAGTCAAAAGAACCTAAATGAAACAATTAGTAGTACAATGAGCAAAGACCAAGTAAATCTCACACGACTACTTTCGGAAAACAACGTCCCGAAATCCCATTTGCCTCTTCATCCTACAGATGGCTTTGTCAAATATATGGATCCTGCAGAGAAGGAAAACAACCCTGAGAAGGCTGAACAGCCCCTACTACCAAAAAGGACTGGAAGAGTCTCTATTTGCACAATGGAAAGAAGGATTCCAGCACCTCCTGCTCCAAGACGCAGCTCATTAATCCCACTCCCAGCTTTACCAAGCTCAGCCACACTTCCATTATCATTGCTGCCATTCCCACCATATCAAGCTGATAAGAAAGAAGAGACAAACGCGTGTGAAGCTAACTGCTTGCCTGAGCAGACACCTTGTGACAGTCCCAAAAGAACGAAGATTGGAGGTAATAAGAAGCTAAGCAGCATATTGAGACGAAGCGTCCAAAGGAAAATTCACATCAGAAAAGGTGGTGTAAATGTTGGGACGGAGAAGGTTAGGGTCTCCATAGGAAGCCGGGGTAGGATGATGGCACATAGAGCGTTGCTGGGCAATAATTATACGAGAGCTGGAATTAACAAGGAGTCGCAGCAGAAGCAGATTCGAAAGGAAAAGGAGAGGGGATGGAATATTGGAACCGTGGGGAGAAATGTTGTTTAA
- the LOC122289441 gene encoding serine/threonine-protein kinase WAG1-like: MDEDTLFPCEADLDLSFTSCTSTTTDRTFACSSARSSLARSSLTLSFNESRLSTTTTTTTTTTSTPHYRRPHRNSDPHWSAIKAATNISSDGKLHLRHLKLLQHLGTGNLGRVFLCRLRDYEHANFALKVVDMDSLSTKKLSHVQMEARILSMLDHPFLPTLYAHLQVSHYTCLLIDYCPGGDLHSLLRKQPGNRLPLHAVRFFAAEVLVALEYLHALGVVYRDLKPENVLLREDGHIMLSDFDLCFKTDVNPTLEKIRTQTTKYRNRRSTCFGSTIKKVNRIREDVMAEFVAEPTTAFSRSCVGTHEYLAPELVSGNGHGNGVDWWAFGVFIYELWYGTTPFRGGSKESTLRNIASSRQVRFPVDVAERKEDQERTAVEARDLIEKLLVKDPRRRLGCARGATDIKRHPFFHGIKWPLIRTYRPPPEVRWLLRKVKTNMNGDVSVGASQTIKRSRQTWCWWKKLGFLVKKKKRAMSTSNHSNRSDKLLNS, encoded by the coding sequence ATGGACGAAGACACCCTTTTTCCCTGCGAGGCAGATCTAGACCTTAGCTTCACCAGCTGCACCTCCACCACCACCGACCGCACCTTCGCTTGCTCAAGCGCTCGCAGTAGCTTAGCACGCAGCAGCTTGACTCTCAGCTTCAACGAGTCCCGCCTCTCaactaccaccaccaccaccaccaccaccactagTACTCCCCACTACCGCCGTCCCCACCGCAACTCCGACCCACATTGGTCGGCCATCAAAGCTGCCACCAACATCTCCTCCGATGGCAAACTCCACCTCCGACACCTAAAGCTTCTCCAGCACCTCGGCACTGGAAACCTCGGGCGTGTCTTCCTCTGCCGTCTCAGAGACTATGAGCACGCCAACTTCGCTCTCAAGGTGGTTGACATGGATTCTCTTAGCACCAAAAAGCTTTCTCACGTTCAGATGGAGGCCCGCATCCTCTCCATGCTAGACCACCCTTTCCTCCCTACACTCTACGCCCACCTCCAGGTTTCTCACTACACCTGTCTCCTCATTGACTACTGCCCGGGTGGGGACCTTCACTCCCTCCTCCGCAAACAGCCCGGCAACCGGCTCCCGCTTCATGCCGTCAGGTTCTTCGCCGCAGAGGTCTTAGTAGCCTTGGAGTATTTGCACGCTCTAGGTGTTGTTTACCGGGATCTGAAGCCGGAAAACGTGTTGCTACGTGAAGATGGCCACATCATGCTGTCTGACTTCGACTTGTGCTTCAAGACCGACGTAAACCCCACACTGGAGAAGATCCGAACCCAAACAACCAAGTACAGGAACCGTAGAAGCACTTGCTTCGGCTCCACTATAAAAAAAGTCAACCGGATCCGGGAGGACGTGATGGCAGAGTTTGTTGCAGAGCCGACAACGGCATTTTCCAGGTCCTGCGTCGGGACCCACGAGTACTTGGCGCCGGAGTTAGTCTCCGGGAACGGTCACGGTAACGGCGTTGACTGGTGGGCTTTCGGGGTGTTCATTTACGAACTGTGGTACGGGACGACGCCTTTCAGAGGAGGGAGCAAAGAGAGCACCCTGCGTAATATAGCATCGAGCAGGCAAGTTAGATTCCCAGTCGACGTGGCAGAGAgaaaggaggatcaggagcggACTGCGGTGGAGGCAAGGGATTTGATAGAAAAGTTACTGGTGAAGGACCCAAGGAGGAGGCTAGGTTGCGCCAGGGGTGCAACCGACATCAAACGGCACCCTTTCTTTCATGGGATAAAGTGGCCGTTGATCCGGACATACAGGCCGCCGCCGGAAGTACGGTGGCTTCTAAGGAAGGTAAAGACGAACATGAACGGAGACGTTAGTGTTGGGGCCAGCCAGACGATCAAGAGATCAAGGCAGACCTGGTGTTGGTGGAAGAAACTTGGGTTTctggtgaagaagaagaagagggcaATGTCTACGTCGAATCACAGTAACAGAAGCGATAAACTGCTCAACTCATGA